TGACCTACCTGATCGAGTACCCGCAGCAGGAGTTCGTCCTGCGCCGCCCGCCCTTCGGCCACAAGGCCAAGTCGGCTCACGACATGGGCCGCGAGTACCGCATCCTCAATCAGCTCAATGCCGGCTTCCCCTACTGCCCGAAAGCCTACGTGCACTGCACCGACGAGTCGGTGATCGGCGCCGAGTTCTACGTGATGGAGCGGGTCAGGGGCATCATCCTGCGCTCTGAAATGCCGGCTGAGCTGAACTTCAGCGCCGAGCAGACCGCCGCGTTGTGCCAGAGCTTCATCGACAAGCTAGTGGAGCTGCACAACGTCGACTACAACGCCTGCGGCCTGGGCGACCTGGGCAAGCCTGAAGGTTATGTCGAGCGCCAGATCAAGGGTTGGAGCGACCGTTACGAGAAGGCCCTGACTCCGGACGCGCCGACCTGGGAGCCGGTCAAGGCCTGGCTCAACGACAAGATGCCAGCCGACCACAACAAGCCAGGCATCGTGCACAACGACTACCGCTTCGACAACGTGATCCTCGACCCGAACAACCCGA
The genomic region above belongs to Pseudomonas sediminis and contains:
- a CDS encoding phosphotransferase family protein translates to MALTDQSTRIRTGEELDAAIIDAYLKANIPGLSGEAKISQFPGGASNLTYLIEYPQQEFVLRRPPFGHKAKSAHDMGREYRILNQLNAGFPYCPKAYVHCTDESVIGAEFYVMERVRGIILRSEMPAELNFSAEQTAALCQSFIDKLVELHNVDYNACGLGDLGKPEGYVERQIKGWSDRYEKALTPDAPTWEPVKAWLNDKMPADHNKPGIVHNDYRFDNVILDPNNPMQIIGVLDWEMTTIGDPLMDLGNTLAYWIEAGDPAPVQLMRRQPSNAPGMLTRQQFVDYYAEKSGIEIKSFDFYYTYGLFRLAGIVQQIYYRFYHGQTQDKRFAQFIQMNKLLEQMCLQVIGKSTL